The proteins below come from a single Xenopus tropicalis strain Nigerian chromosome 9, UCB_Xtro_10.0, whole genome shotgun sequence genomic window:
- the LOC108648787 gene encoding interferon-induced very large GTPase 1: MDPAAGTIERLIERLTEIYSEDSLCATLVPNSFLTIDPDKDLHIGRAESPKERAERLLNYVLQRGDADYRKLLDQLETLRPRFPALSGVLERERKRHTLIGIIKQHKHSKLTLRDILDIGEENMAQCGPKSIQDLPLTLLRKLAALERTARDTLLLESDTVSRGEETMDDIFGVDAEDHVSNSINSLDVLCVLLNCSDLFLQQEIFSKMSLCQFAAPLLLPAGDGPECTFMLWAMRDIVRSWRPQASAGSRAFTEESLVNIPMPLFSFVRLGQSKLSKSKILNQVFSPTQQYNDFFIHENMAGGNIDRQLSNGLVEISWSFPVGKQTPLNFPEPIAVTNMHGNLELNKSQLAFLMQVSAAVFVFAETINERESETLSQCSQSGTELYFIITPNGKCISKEAAESFKKCFALMNVGPKNIVMKDKVANDAELVNKIRDIMRNVLGNSCKRITLEDMSHSATEFGFQVDESCSECQTAKACAAEITKEIRDVVQYKKETLKLQGDLWKEVSQTEKELCRMRKQGDLTIEQYKSLLEKKLLELRNQQNRHPLPTGMTLFISAITHLSQVEKHYFLKWMKFTLDSLTRKIILELRAEYKEKMKSEMNKADKVELLQLGQQISDSSLGIEHFLREMGQFYESEYSMVKTKQISPTSRQFTDLPKIAADLLLDGFPLELMDGDASNIPMQWVTGILTELDNKTGGKCRMRVISVLGVQSTGKSTLLNTMFGLQFPVASGRCTRGAFMTLINVKENLVKNLGCEFVLVIDTEGLKAPELASLDDSYEHDNELATLVVGLSDITITNIAGENSADMKDILQIVVHAFLRMKTIREKPKCQFVHQNVSDVSANDNIMSDRTKILEQLNEMTRTAANMEKMNGITGFYDIMNYNLERDNWYIPGLWYGDPPMASVNPGYSENVYELKKYLFEFMENEKSIRQPHNVGDFIELIKRLWNSVKHENFIFSFRNSLVAEAYNQLAMKYSQWEWDFRKEVQTWLISTENTINNQSADKLHSGLCVGYKDNLNILLCEEEKKMLDNLERYFESKSNNVHLIEKRRADFSQDVKCLRKEMARTVAIKVDDVFRIQTQKYQLQDIQNNYQRTIEVNVTSLLEKFRRNKDHPGDQEVKDTFESMWERTLSELPRNPLEKRNISQEMLQEIRMDMANRGSSINEKILTVQHLSEFGKKEFKVTESHVDIRWYSVIKQAKEWYTKEFNDKIYALASFLIRSCSEYVTEKVNTKGDFDRTYCRELIHKISSRLSEKEFQNLHFTHGFELDIKLHILGNAAPRFQVMHNMFLRENDPVLCLQNLKPHYQLLFENIFQKKDETQSRARQFCELCLKPAITKHIFQHIGNDIVDDILDSRKGTEYRSRTFFQFSVLKQLLEQQDFSQFVLYINSYQWFVKRWIIDHILDRYSDGQKLEKLQVNILTRICKDIREVLHSQVLLNRTSVSDFVTQFCLMLESKLVIPQEAIKVIVFQNNTDIEQFSRDIEEFLTDTEKAMESELKSYRTEYVLFNASVKPEEELFKKVFGCGKQCPFCKAPCEAGGDHHEEHFASIHRPQGLGRCTSSYYINLLHSFLEMYLHIHYSYRIQWGVDRRKPLSPSQRAKLETLSTDICSIQVKFGTRFSNADTAWRWHYYSEYRTVYPDWLIQPDPSITASDYWKFIFAKFNEEFAKEYEAKPGDVPDTWLQITEEQALQSLREVYGYK; this comes from the exons ATGGATCCTGCAGCAGGCACCATAGAGCGACTGATAGAGAGATTAACTGAAATCTACAGCGAAGATTCTCTCTGTGCTACTCTCGTACCGAATTCCTTCCTCACCATTGACCCAGACAAGGATTTACACATCGGTAGAGCTGAGAGCCCCAAAGAGCGAGCGGAACGGTTATTAAATTATGTGCTACAGAGAGGAGACGCCGACTATCGGAAATTACTCGACCAACTTGAAACCCTGAGACCCAGGTTCCCGGCTCTGTCTGGTGTATTGGAAAGAGAGA GAAAACGACACACACTGATTGGCATAATAAAGCAACATAAACATTCAAAGCTCACCCTGAGGGACATCCTGGACATTGGAGAAGAGAATATGGCTCAATGTGGTCCTAAATCTATACAAGACCTTCCCTTGACTCTCCTAAGGAAACTGGCGGCACTGGAAAGAACTGCAAGGGACACACTTCTATTGGAAAGTGATACAGTTTCCAGGGGAGAAGAAACGATGGATGATATTTTTGGTGTAGATGCTGAAGATCACGTATCTAACTCCATTAATTCTTTAGATGTTCTTTGTGTTCTTCTGAATTGTTCTGATTTGTTTTTGCAACAAgagattttttcaaaaatgtcccTGTGCCAGTTTGCTGCCCCACTGCTGCTCCCTGCTGGTGATGGCCCAGAATGCACCTTCATGCTCTGGGCTATGAGAGACATAGTAAGGAGCTGGAGACCTCAGGCATCAGCAGGGAGCAGGGCTTTTACAGAGGAAAGCCTGGTGAATATACCCATGCCTCTTTTCTCTTTTGTGAGACTGGGGCAAAGTAAATTATCTAAATCTAAAATCCTCAATCAAGTTTTCAGTCCAACTCAGCAGTACAATGATTTCTTTATACATGAAAATATGGCAGGGGGAAACATTGACAGGCAGTTATCTAATGGCCTAGTGGAAATATCCTGGAGTTTCCCTGTTGGAAAACAGACTCCTCTTAATTTCCCAGAACCCATTGCAGTTACCAATATGCATGGAAATCTAGAGTTGAATAAATCCCAGTTAGCCTTCCTAATGCAGGTCTCAGCCGCAGTGTTTGTATTTGCTGAGACTATcaatgagagagagagtgagaccCTATCACAGTGCAGTCAATCTGGCACAGaactctattttattattactccAAATGGTAAATGTATCAGTAAAGAGGCTGCAGAATCCTTCAAAAAGTGTTTTGCCCTTATGAATGTTGGACCAAAAAATATAGTAATGAAAGACAAAGTAGCAAATGATGCAGAACTGGTGAATAAGATACGTGACATTATGAGGAATGTTCTGGGGAACTCCTGTAAAAGGATAACACTTGAGGACATGTCACACTCGGCCACAGAATTTGGGTTCCAGGTAGATGAATCGTGCAGTGAATGTCAGACAGCAAAAGCCTGTGCCGCAGAAATTACTAAAGAGATACGAGATGTGGTTCAGTATAAGAAAGAAACACTTAAACTACAAGGGGATCTGTGGAAGGAGGTGTCCCAAACTGAGAAAGAATTGTGCCGGATGAGAAAACAAGGGGATTTAACTATAGAACAGTACAAATCCCTGCTGGAAAAGAAGCTTTTGGAATTACGTAACCAGCAGAACCGGCACCCTCTTCCCACAGGCATGACTTTATTTATATCTGCCATTACTCATTTATCACAGGTAGAGAAACATTATTTCCTGAAATGGATGAAGTTCACACTTGATTCCCTTACCCGAAAAATTATTTTAGAGTTGCGAGCAGAATACAAGGAAAAAATGAAATCAGAAATGAATAAAGCAGATAAAGTGGAACTTTTGCAACTGGGGCAGCAGATCTCTGACAGTTCTTTAGGAATAGAACACTTTCTCCGGGAAATGGGGCAGTTTTATGAGTCAGAATATTCTATggtgaaaacaaaacaaatcagtcCAACAAGCAGGCAGTTTACTGATCTGCCCAAAATAGCAGCTGATCTCTTGCTGGATGGGTTCCCATTGGAACTGATGGATGGAGATGCTTCCAATATCCCTATGCAGTGGGTTACAGGCATTCTGACTGAGCTGGATAATAAAACAGGAGGGAAATGCAGAATGAGAGTAATCTCAGTGCTGGGAGTGCAGAGCACAGGGAAATCCACCCTCCTGAACACCATGTTTGGGCTGCAGTTTCCTGTGGCCAGTGGGCGATGCACACGAGGAGCCTTCATGACACTGATTAACGTGAAAGAAAATTTAGTAAAGAACCTGGGCTGTGAGTTTGTTTTAGTGATTGACACAGAAGGTCTGAAGGCTCCAGAACTGGCTTCTCTGGATGACAGctatgaacatgacaatgagttggcAACTCTAGTGGTTGGGCTCAGTGATATCACCATAACTAATATTGCTGGAGAAAATTCAGCTGATATGAAAGACATTTTGCAGATTGTTGTGCATGCATTTCTAAGAATGAAAACAATAAGAGAAAAACCCAAGTGTCAGTTTGTGCATCAGAATGTGAGTGATGTTTCTGCTAATGATAATATCATGAGTGACAGAACAAAGATCTTGGAACAGCTGAATGAAATGACCAGAACAGCGGCAAACATGGAAAAAATGAATGGAATTACAGGTTTTTATGATATAATGAATTATAACCTTGAGAGAGACAATTGGTACATTCCTGGGCTTTGGTACGGTGACCCACCCATGGCTTCTGTAAACCCTGGCTACAGTGAGAATGTGTAtgaactgaaaaaatatttgtttgaatTCATGGAGAACGAGAAAAGCATTCGGCAACCACATAATGTTGGTGATTTTATTGAATTGATTAAAAGATTGTGGAACTCTGTGAAACATGagaatttcattttcagtttcagaAACAGCCTGGTAGCTGAAGCTTACAATCAGTTAGCAATGAAATACTCTCAGTGGGAATGGGACTTCCGAAAAGAGGTTCAAACTTGGCTCATTAGCACTGAGAATACTATCAATAATCAGTCAGCAGATAAACTGCACTCAGGGCTGTGTGTGGGTTATAAAGATAATCTAAATATTCTTCTTTGCGAAGAAGAGAAGAAGATGTTGGACAACTTAGAGAGATATTTTGAAAGTAAATCTAACAATGTTCATCTGATAGAAAAGCGCAGAGCTGATTTTTCTCAGGATGTGAAATGTTTGCGGAAAGAAATGGCACGCACTGTAGCAATAAAGGTTGATGATGTTTTTCGAATCCAAACTCAAAAATATCAATTGCAAGACATCCAAAATAATTACCAAAGAACAATTGAAGTGAATGTTACCAGCCTTCTGGAAAAGTTTAGGAGGAATAAAGACCATCCAGGTGATCAGGAGGTGAAAGACACATTTGAGAGTATGTGGGAGAGAACATTATCAGAGTTACCCAGAAATCCTTTAGAGAAACGTAACATCAGTCAGGAAATGCTGCAGGAAATCAGAATGGACATGGCTAACAGGGGAAGTTCTATAAATGAGAAGATTCTTACAGTACAACATTTAAGTGAGTTTGGAAAAAAGGAGTTCAAGGTTACTGAAAGCCACGTTGATATTAGATGGTACTCAGTAATTAAACAAGCTAAAGAATGGTATACCAAGGAATTTAATGATAAAATATACGCTCTTGCTTCTTTTTTGATAAGAAGTTGCAGTGAGTATGTAACAgaaaaagttaacacaaaggggGACTTTGACAGAACCTACTGCCGGGAACTGATCCACAAAATCAGCAGTAGGCTCAGTGAGAAGGAGTTTCAGAATCTTCATTTTACCCATGGGTTTGAGTTGGACATCAAGCTCCATATTTTAGGGAATGCAGCTCCCAGGTTCCAGGTGATGCACAATATGTTTCTTAGAGAAAATGATCCCGTCCTCTGTCTGCAAAACCTAAAGCCTCACTATCAGTTACTGTTtgaaaatatattccaaaaaaAAGATGAAACACAAAGCAGAGCCCGGCAGTTCTGTGAGCTGTGCCTGAAGCCGGCAATAACCAAACATATTTTCCAGCATATTGGCAATGATATTGTGGATGACATTCTGGATAGCAGGAAGGGAACAGAATATCGCAGCAGAACCTTCTTCCAGTTCTCTGTGCTTAAACAACTGCTGGAGCAACAGGATTTCTCTCAGTTTGTGCTGTATATTAACTCGTACCAGTGGTTTGTGAAAAGATGGATTATAGATCACATATTAGATAggtatagtgatgggcaaaagcTAGAGAAGTTGCAGGTAAATATTCTCACTCGTATCTGTAAGGATATCAGGGAAGTTCTTCACAGCCAAGTGTTACTTAACAGAACCTCTGTCTCTGACTTTGTGACCCAATTTTGCCTCATGCTTGAAAGCAAATTAGTTATCCCCCAAGAAGCCATAAAAGTGATAGTTTTTCAGAACAACACAGATATTGAGCAGTTTTCAAGGGACATTGAGGAATTTCTCACAGACACAGAGAAAGCAATGGAATCAGAGTTGAAATCCTATAGAACTGAATATGTCCTTTTTAATGCCTCAGTGAAACCAGAGGAAGAGCTGTTTAAGAAGGTGTTTGGCTGTGGGAAGCAGTGTCCCTTCTGCAAGGCCCCCTGTGAGGCTGGAGGGGATCACCATGAAGAACACTTTGCCTCTATCCATCGGCCTCAAGGTTTGGGAAGATGCACCTCTAGTTACTATATTAACTTGCTTCACagttttttagaaatgtatcttcATATACATTATAGTTATCGGATTCAATGGGGAGTGGATAGAAGGAAACCCCTATCTCCTAGTCAGAGGGCAAAGCTTGAAACGTTGTCTACAGACATATGTTCAATTCAAGTTAAATTTGGTACTAGGTTCAGCAATGCTGATACAGCATGGAGATGGCATTACTACAGTGAATATCGTACAGTCTACCCAGACTGGCTAATTCAGCCTGACCCCAGCATCACAGCCTCTGACTACTGGAAATTCATTTTTGCAAAGTTTAATGAAGAATTTGCAAAGGAATATGAGGCAAAACCAGGTGATGTGCCAGACACATGGCTCCAGATAACTGAGGAACAGGCTCTTCAAAGCCTAAGGGAGGTGTATGGGTATAAGTAA